The following are encoded together in the Thermoanaerobaculia bacterium genome:
- the msrB gene encoding peptide-methionine (R)-S-oxide reductase MsrB: QYEILRKAGTERAFTGKYWNNHEKGTYVCAADGNPLFSSDTKFDSGTGWPSFWQPISPSAVETHTDRSLFMDRTEVLCSRCGGHLGHVFNDGPAPTHLRYCMNSAALKFVPAQK, encoded by the coding sequence CAGTACGAGATCCTTCGCAAGGCGGGGACCGAGCGCGCTTTCACCGGGAAGTACTGGAACAACCACGAGAAGGGGACCTACGTCTGCGCGGCCGACGGAAACCCGCTCTTCTCCTCGGACACGAAGTTCGACTCGGGCACCGGCTGGCCGAGCTTCTGGCAGCCGATCTCTCCCTCCGCGGTCGAGACGCACACGGACCGGAGCCTGTTCATGGACCGGACGGAGGTCCTGTGCAGCCGCTGCGGCGGGCACCTCGGCCACGTCTTCAACGACGGGCCCGCGCCGACGCACCTGCGCTACTGCATGAATTCCGCGGCCTTGAAGTTCGTCCCGGCCCAGAAGTGA
- a CDS encoding type II toxin-antitoxin system VapC family toxin: protein MSEGPFRFYLDTSAVLRVALEAGSSPEIEAAIRRSRVLITSRLSLVESARAFLRARDLGRASEADLIRAERSVDALWSRCEIWELTASVCELARHVAPNKNLRALDALHLATYHHAARKIDALELLTADERLRAASIA, encoded by the coding sequence GTGTCTGAAGGGCCTTTCCGGTTCTATCTCGACACGTCGGCGGTCCTTCGCGTCGCCCTCGAAGCGGGATCGAGCCCGGAAATCGAGGCCGCCATCCGTCGCTCGAGGGTGTTGATCACGTCCCGGCTGTCTCTCGTCGAGTCGGCGCGGGCGTTTCTCCGCGCGCGTGATCTCGGCCGGGCGAGCGAAGCCGATTTGATCCGAGCCGAACGATCCGTGGACGCGCTGTGGTCCCGTTGCGAGATCTGGGAGCTGACCGCGTCGGTGTGCGAGCTCGCCCGTCATGTCGCGCCCAACAAGAATCTCCGCGCTCTGGATGCCCTTCACCTGGCGACCTACCATCACGCAGCGAGAAAGATCGACGCGCTCGAGCTTCTCACGGCCGACGAACGGCTTCGTGCGGCCTCGATTGCCTGA
- a CDS encoding type II toxin-antitoxin system Phd/YefM family antitoxin has translation MKAVGIKNLKARLSEYVRLAKAGETILVTERDEVVAELRPARRQRPTPEGLAETLESLAEAGEITRAAVPKGGWRWKPEAVALPAGTAKRILDEIRDERDGV, from the coding sequence ATGAAGGCCGTCGGGATCAAGAACCTGAAAGCGCGTCTCTCGGAATACGTTCGCCTGGCGAAGGCGGGTGAAACGATCCTCGTCACGGAACGCGACGAGGTCGTCGCGGAACTTCGTCCGGCGCGCCGTCAGCGCCCCACGCCGGAAGGCCTCGCGGAAACGCTCGAAAGCCTGGCCGAGGCCGGGGAGATCACGCGGGCGGCCGTTCCCAAGGGCGGATGGCGCTGGAAACCGGAGGCGGTGGCGCTCCCGGCCGGAACGGCGAAACGGATTCTCGACGAAATCCGCGACGAGCGCGACGGTGTCTGA
- a CDS encoding zf-HC2 domain-containing protein — MEHQEIDTELFAERYVAGELAPEEQARFEEHFFDCAKCMETIEIVRRFRDDLSGAGVSVASSMPLRSRVPTLLLAASLLLAAAGAAYFYREDRDTRRELAALQGTSAKAVQHDREARSSETAGPLREAPLAATVFTLNLTRNAGSSGPDNRVSLGAGPHWLVFLFDEPEGRYSGPYRARLATTDGRPVGPPVDAASSSSGMLAASFLSTDLAPGDYALTVETASSGEPAPPVTYRFRAVADRVR, encoded by the coding sequence ATGGAACATCAAGAGATCGACACCGAGCTCTTTGCGGAACGCTACGTTGCGGGAGAGCTCGCTCCCGAAGAGCAGGCGCGCTTCGAGGAACACTTCTTCGACTGCGCGAAATGCATGGAAACCATAGAGATCGTCCGCCGCTTTCGGGACGACTTGAGCGGCGCCGGGGTCTCGGTGGCCTCTTCGATGCCCCTCCGCTCGCGAGTCCCGACGCTTCTCCTGGCCGCTTCCCTGCTCCTCGCGGCCGCCGGAGCGGCCTATTTCTATCGGGAAGACCGGGACACGAGGCGCGAATTGGCGGCGCTTCAGGGGACGTCGGCGAAAGCCGTTCAACACGATCGGGAAGCCCGGAGCTCCGAAACGGCCGGCCCCCTGCGGGAGGCGCCGCTCGCGGCCACGGTGTTCACCTTGAACCTGACGCGGAACGCGGGATCTTCCGGGCCGGACAACCGCGTCTCGCTCGGCGCCGGCCCGCACTGGCTCGTTTTTCTGTTCGACGAACCTGAAGGTCGGTACTCCGGGCCCTATCGCGCCCGGCTGGCGACGACGGACGGACGTCCGGTCGGCCCGCCGGTAGATGCGGCGTCCTCGTCGAGCGGAATGCTGGCCGCGAGCTTTCTTTCCACGGACCTCGCTCCCGGCGACTACGCCCTCACCGTCGAAACCGCTTCCTCCGGCGAGCCGGCGCCGCCGGTCACCTATCGCTTCCGCGCCGTCGCCGACCGGGTGAGATAG
- a CDS encoding sigma-70 family RNA polymerase sigma factor, which yields MPAEDRRDPESLVRRIREGDPAAEEELVCRYRRPVALVLWGARRDPPAIDDLLQETFRIAIEKVRAGDLRQPDRLSGFLCSLARNLAVGHFRKIAARRITGPPDERALVSPEPSALENLLRSERAAIVRRVLSEMRSERDHQILFRFYLQEQEKAEICRDLGLTSLHFNRVLFRARERYRALYEEAERKAAG from the coding sequence ATGCCGGCCGAGGACCGTCGCGACCCGGAGTCCCTGGTCCGGAGGATTCGAGAAGGAGATCCGGCCGCCGAAGAAGAGCTGGTCTGCCGGTACCGGCGCCCGGTCGCCCTCGTTCTCTGGGGTGCCCGCCGGGACCCGCCGGCGATCGACGATCTCCTCCAGGAAACGTTCCGCATCGCGATCGAAAAGGTCCGCGCCGGAGACCTGCGCCAGCCCGACCGACTGTCCGGTTTTCTTTGCTCCCTCGCAAGGAACCTCGCGGTCGGCCATTTCCGAAAGATCGCCGCGCGCCGGATCACGGGCCCTCCCGACGAACGAGCGCTCGTCAGCCCCGAGCCGAGCGCTCTCGAGAACCTCCTTCGCTCGGAGCGCGCCGCGATCGTCCGGCGAGTCCTTTCCGAGATGCGCTCGGAACGCGACCACCAGATCCTCTTTCGCTTCTATCTCCAGGAGCAGGAAAAAGCCGAGATCTGCCGCGATCTCGGCCTGACGAGCCTCCATTTCAACCGGGTTCTGTTCCGGGCCCGGGAGCGATATCGCGCCCTCTACGAGGAGGCCGAGCGAAAGGCGGCGGGATAA
- a CDS encoding CHAT domain-containing tetratricopeptide repeat protein, with amino-acid sequence MSRKGRALCGILALAFGIGPATAGAQRVRSVVPGVPIESDLAPGRVDAWEVRLSAGEFLHLAMEQNHLDASVRILSSTGAELAQADNAAGEDDPVTLSVIATRGEILRIEIRLRSAKSARGQYRLSVDPPRPAAPDDARRIDAERLRAVADALAARGSADGSKKALAQYETTLPVWRAIGDRREEAVTLGRISETLWRLGDLRQALSRAQEALELSQCLGERAAEGAALDRVGVFFSEVGEQQEGLEYLDAALDIRRAEENPVEVAETMNNIAVARAAMGEYAEAVSGYTEALKYVRSDDLRAMFLKNRAVNYAILGESDRARDDLQAALATFRALGNSHLEAIARYSLGNVYVDQNEPAEALRQYAVAVGLLRRSGDKRTEAVTVNHMGLAHLAAGKPGMAVEEFRKARAMLLAAGDRRREAAVLVNVGRADLALGRTADALACLREALPRVRASGDRGNEATALLHLARAEQSSGDLDSARRHVEEALRLTESVRGSIPALGERALYLAKTRDRYDLLIDILMDLHAKEPQKGCDAEALHASERSKARSLVELLQEARIDLGKDVAPNLLARERTLEARLEKERREEEQRLAEPRAAPESSRALDALLAEYEDVQGQLRARDPRFAALERPQPLGLEGIRKEVLDSRTLLLEYALGEKRSFLWAATTDALESFTLPPRRKIEAAARRLFRAWSDPNRVDRAEADRRARAMSRMLLGPVANRLGHRRLAIVVEGALQYLPFAALPAPARGDGPSEPIIVRHDVVSLPSATTLAVLRREGLDRRTPGKRVAVLADPVFDRRDPRVAGNAAPGSSVPPLGDALTRSIQETGLRRLERLPSSRREARAIAALAGENESFTALDFEASRPVAMGARIANARIVHFATHTLLDAKHPELSGIVLSLVDERGRPEDGFLQTRDIYNLKLSADLVVLSSCQTAIGRDVRGEGLLGLSRGFMYAGAPRIVASLWKVPDRATADLMERFYRGMLVRHLRPAAALRDAQREIRKTRVWSSPYYWAAFTLQGDWN; translated from the coding sequence ATGTCTCGAAAAGGACGGGCGCTGTGCGGAATCCTCGCGCTGGCCTTCGGCATCGGGCCTGCGACCGCCGGCGCGCAGCGTGTCAGGAGCGTCGTGCCGGGCGTCCCCATCGAATCCGATCTCGCTCCCGGCCGGGTCGACGCCTGGGAGGTTCGCCTCTCCGCCGGAGAGTTCCTTCACCTCGCCATGGAGCAGAATCACCTCGACGCGTCCGTTCGGATTCTCTCCTCGACGGGCGCCGAGTTGGCGCAAGCCGATAACGCGGCCGGCGAGGACGACCCGGTCACCCTCTCGGTCATCGCGACGCGCGGCGAAATCCTTCGAATCGAGATCAGGCTGCGGAGCGCGAAATCGGCCCGCGGACAATACCGGCTCTCGGTCGACCCACCGCGACCGGCGGCGCCCGATGACGCCCGACGCATCGACGCCGAGCGTCTTCGAGCCGTCGCGGATGCGCTCGCGGCGCGAGGATCGGCGGACGGGTCGAAGAAGGCGCTCGCGCAATACGAAACGACGCTCCCCGTCTGGCGGGCGATCGGAGACCGCCGTGAGGAAGCGGTCACTCTGGGCAGGATCAGTGAAACCCTCTGGCGGCTCGGAGATCTCCGCCAGGCGCTCTCCCGCGCGCAAGAAGCGCTCGAGCTGTCGCAATGTCTCGGGGAACGAGCTGCGGAAGGCGCGGCACTCGATCGCGTCGGCGTTTTCTTTTCGGAGGTCGGCGAGCAGCAGGAAGGCCTCGAGTATCTCGACGCCGCGCTCGATATTCGGCGGGCGGAAGAAAACCCCGTTGAAGTGGCCGAGACCATGAACAACATTGCCGTGGCCCGCGCCGCCATGGGCGAGTACGCCGAGGCCGTCTCGGGATACACCGAAGCGCTGAAATACGTGCGATCGGACGACCTGCGGGCGATGTTCCTGAAGAACCGCGCGGTCAACTACGCCATCCTCGGAGAATCGGACCGCGCGCGCGACGACCTCCAGGCCGCTCTGGCGACCTTCCGCGCACTCGGGAATTCGCATCTGGAGGCCATCGCGCGCTACTCGCTCGGCAACGTCTACGTCGACCAGAACGAACCGGCGGAAGCGCTCCGCCAGTACGCGGTCGCCGTCGGTCTCCTTCGCCGTTCCGGGGACAAGCGGACCGAGGCGGTGACCGTGAATCACATGGGCCTCGCGCACCTGGCGGCGGGTAAGCCCGGGATGGCGGTCGAGGAATTTCGCAAGGCGCGCGCAATGCTCCTCGCCGCGGGAGACCGGCGGCGCGAAGCCGCCGTTTTGGTCAACGTCGGACGGGCGGATCTCGCCCTGGGCCGCACCGCCGACGCCCTCGCTTGTCTTCGCGAAGCGCTGCCGCGGGTGCGGGCGTCCGGCGATCGGGGAAACGAAGCGACGGCGCTCCTTCACCTGGCCCGCGCGGAGCAGTCGTCCGGTGACCTCGATTCCGCGCGCCGGCACGTCGAAGAAGCGCTGCGGCTCACCGAATCGGTGCGCGGATCGATCCCCGCTCTCGGCGAGCGGGCGCTGTATCTCGCCAAGACTCGCGATCGCTACGATCTTCTGATCGACATCCTCATGGATCTCCACGCGAAAGAGCCGCAAAAGGGATGTGACGCCGAGGCGCTTCACGCGAGCGAGCGGTCGAAAGCCCGGAGTCTGGTCGAGCTGCTGCAGGAAGCGCGGATCGATCTCGGGAAAGACGTCGCCCCGAACCTTCTCGCGCGAGAGCGGACGCTGGAGGCCCGCCTCGAGAAGGAGCGCCGCGAAGAAGAGCAACGATTGGCCGAGCCCCGGGCGGCGCCGGAGTCGAGCCGCGCCCTCGATGCTCTTCTGGCGGAATACGAGGACGTGCAGGGTCAGCTGCGCGCCCGGGACCCGCGTTTCGCGGCCCTCGAGCGGCCGCAGCCGCTCGGACTCGAAGGCATTCGGAAGGAGGTGCTCGATTCCCGAACGCTCCTTCTCGAGTATGCGCTCGGCGAGAAGAGGAGCTTCCTCTGGGCGGCGACGACCGACGCTCTCGAGAGCTTCACGCTGCCGCCGCGCCGGAAGATCGAGGCCGCGGCGCGGCGTCTCTTTCGAGCCTGGAGCGATCCGAACCGCGTCGATCGGGCGGAAGCCGACCGCCGGGCGCGGGCGATGAGCCGGATGCTGCTCGGGCCGGTCGCGAATCGGCTCGGCCACCGGCGATTGGCGATCGTCGTCGAGGGAGCGCTCCAGTATCTTCCGTTCGCGGCGTTGCCGGCCCCGGCCCGGGGTGACGGTCCTTCCGAGCCGATCATCGTCCGTCACGACGTGGTGAGTCTTCCCTCCGCGACGACGCTCGCGGTCCTGCGGCGAGAAGGTCTCGATCGAAGAACCCCCGGGAAGCGTGTGGCCGTACTCGCCGATCCGGTCTTCGACCGCCGCGATCCGCGCGTCGCCGGGAACGCGGCGCCGGGCTCTTCGGTGCCGCCGCTCGGTGATGCGCTCACTCGCTCGATCCAGGAAACCGGCCTCCGCCGACTCGAACGCCTCCCTTCCAGCCGCCGCGAGGCTCGGGCAATCGCCGCGCTCGCGGGCGAAAACGAAAGCTTCACCGCTCTGGATTTCGAGGCCAGTCGCCCGGTGGCGATGGGAGCCCGGATCGCCAACGCTCGCATCGTTCACTTCGCGACCCACACCCTCCTGGACGCGAAGCACCCGGAGCTCTCGGGAATCGTTCTGTCGCTCGTCGACGAGCGCGGCCGCCCGGAAGACGGATTCCTGCAGACCCGGGACATCTACAACCTGAAGCTCTCCGCGGACCTCGTCGTTCTCTCGTCCTGCCAGACGGCGATCGGCAGGGACGTTCGGGGAGAAGGACTCCTGGGGCTCTCGCGCGGCTTCATGTACGCCGGCGCCCCACGGATCGTCGCGAGTCTGTGGAAGGTTCCCGACCGCGCGACCGCCGACTTGATGGAGCGCTTCTACCGGGGGATGCTGGTCCGGCACCTCCGGCCGGCGGCCGCCCTGCGGGACGCCCAGCGCGAGATCCGCAAGACGCGGGTCTGGTCGTCGCCGTACTACTGGGCCGCCTTCACCCTGCAGGGCGACTGGAACTGA
- a CDS encoding DinB family protein: MDEWEDRLAGLAAMPARVAGFREAFAGDGARARPEPQAFSYVEQVWHLADLEVEGFGERIRRLLAEEAPALSNFDGARMAAERDYPRRDVAEGLGAFAEARARNVEALRRTTAAERSRSGVQEGVGTLRLVEIPLRMLEHDRSHRSEIEALLRAVAGL; encoded by the coding sequence ATGGACGAATGGGAGGACCGGCTCGCCGGGCTCGCCGCGATGCCGGCCCGGGTGGCAGGCTTCCGCGAGGCCTTCGCGGGAGACGGCGCCCGGGCGCGTCCGGAGCCGCAGGCGTTTTCCTACGTCGAGCAGGTCTGGCACCTCGCCGATCTCGAGGTCGAGGGATTCGGGGAGAGGATCCGGCGGCTGCTCGCCGAGGAGGCGCCGGCGCTTTCGAACTTCGACGGCGCTCGCATGGCCGCCGAGCGCGACTACCCAAGACGCGACGTCGCCGAGGGGCTCGGAGCGTTCGCCGAGGCCCGTGCCCGCAACGTCGAAGCTCTCCGCCGCACGACGGCGGCGGAACGGTCCCGCTCCGGCGTTCAGGAGGGGGTCGGCACCCTCCGTCTCGTCGAGATCCCTCTCCGCATGCTCGAGCACGACCGTTCGCACCGGTCGGAAATCGAAGCGCTCCTCCGCGCCGTCGCGGGGCTCTGA
- a CDS encoding pyridoxal phosphate-dependent aminotransferase — protein sequence MQFSRRTPADLSENPITAALRSRAEPFLDLTVSNPTAAGLSPSDEELRDALAAPGSAIYRPDPRGLASAREAVAGYYAARGEDVSPDRIFLTASTSEAYAFLLKLLGDAGDSMLVPEPSYPLFEHLIRLEGLTAIPYRLRLSPPANRWRLDLAAVERGLDSGARAVLSVHPNNPTGSFVGREERRRLASLLDPSRHALASDEVFLDFPVEGAPDPAEAAASSREGPLAFSLGGLSKSCALPQLKLAWIAVGGDADAAREASDRLDLIADTYLSVATPVQLALPRLFEIGGRAAVRIRERLRRNLAALDRALSRVTGAGRFPVEGGWSAVLRLPAAPSGGDIALALLETAGVLVQPGWFFDFERDDVVVVSLLPEPSVFDEGLDRIVSALS from the coding sequence GTGCAGTTCTCGCGCCGCACCCCGGCCGACCTCTCCGAGAACCCGATCACGGCCGCGCTGCGGTCGCGGGCGGAGCCGTTCCTCGACCTCACCGTCTCGAACCCGACCGCCGCGGGTCTTTCCCCGTCCGACGAAGAGCTTCGCGACGCGCTCGCCGCGCCCGGGAGCGCGATCTACCGCCCGGACCCCCGCGGCCTCGCCTCGGCGCGGGAAGCGGTCGCCGGCTACTACGCGGCGAGGGGGGAAGACGTCTCGCCGGACCGGATCTTCCTCACCGCGTCGACGAGCGAGGCCTACGCCTTCCTCCTCAAGCTGCTGGGCGACGCCGGCGATTCGATGCTCGTCCCGGAGCCGAGCTATCCGCTTTTCGAACACCTGATCCGTCTCGAGGGGTTGACGGCGATTCCGTACCGGCTCCGTCTTTCCCCGCCGGCGAACCGGTGGCGGCTCGATCTTGCGGCCGTCGAACGGGGTCTCGATTCCGGAGCGCGCGCCGTGCTGTCGGTTCATCCGAACAACCCGACCGGAAGCTTCGTCGGGCGCGAGGAGCGCCGGCGTCTCGCCTCCCTCCTCGATCCCTCGCGCCACGCGCTCGCGTCCGACGAGGTCTTCCTCGATTTCCCGGTCGAAGGCGCTCCCGACCCGGCGGAGGCGGCCGCCTCCTCGCGGGAGGGGCCGCTCGCGTTTTCGCTCGGGGGACTCTCGAAGTCGTGCGCCCTCCCCCAGCTGAAGCTCGCGTGGATCGCCGTCGGGGGAGACGCCGACGCCGCGCGCGAGGCGTCGGATCGTCTCGACCTGATCGCCGACACCTATTTGTCGGTCGCGACACCGGTCCAGCTCGCCTTGCCGCGCCTCTTCGAGATCGGCGGGCGGGCGGCGGTGAGGATCCGCGAACGGCTCCGGAGGAACCTCGCGGCGCTCGATCGCGCGCTCTCGCGCGTGACCGGCGCCGGCCGCTTTCCGGTCGAAGGGGGATGGTCCGCCGTCTTACGCCTGCCCGCGGCTCCCTCGGGAGGCGACATTGCGCTCGCGCTTCTCGAAACCGCGGGCGTCCTCGTCCAGCCCGGCTGGTTCTTCGACTTCGAACGGGACGACGTCGTCGTCGTGAGCCTCCTCCCCGAGCCCTCCGTGTTCGACGAGGGACTGGATCGGATCGTCTCGGCCCTCTCCTGA
- the pth2 gene encoding aminoacyl-tRNA hydrolase — protein MKQVIVVDESLALPRGKLAAQAAHAAIAAFLRAPAHARNAWLAEGMPKVVLACGSEAELAGIHDRAAAARLPAELIRDAGRTVLPEGTATCIGIGPADDAAVDAITGELKLVR, from the coding sequence GTGAAACAGGTCATCGTCGTCGACGAATCGCTCGCCCTCCCCCGCGGAAAGCTCGCCGCGCAGGCTGCCCACGCGGCGATCGCGGCTTTCCTGCGCGCTCCGGCGCACGCCCGGAACGCCTGGCTCGCGGAGGGGATGCCGAAGGTCGTCCTCGCCTGCGGGTCCGAAGCCGAGCTCGCCGGGATCCACGACCGTGCGGCCGCCGCGCGCCTCCCGGCCGAGCTCATTCGCGACGCCGGCCGGACCGTCCTCCCCGAGGGGACGGCGACGTGCATCGGGATCGGGCCCGCCGACGATGCCGCGGTGGACGCGATCACCGGGGAGCTGAAGCTCGTCCGCTGA